From one Solea solea chromosome 15, fSolSol10.1, whole genome shotgun sequence genomic stretch:
- the heatr5b gene encoding HEAT repeat-containing protein 5B isoform X3 — MELAHSLLLNEDALAQITEAKRPVFVFEWLRFLDKVLVAANKVDVKEKQKKLVEQLTGLISSAPGPPTRKLLAKNLATLYSIGDTFTVFQTLDKCNDIIKSKDDTPAYLPTKLAAVACVGAFYEKMGRMLGSSFPDTINNLLKALKSAESQGRGEILLSLQKVLGGLGGAAASCHRDIYKNARSLLTDRSMAVRCAVAKCLLELQNEAVFMWTTELENMATMCFKALEGSNYGVRVAVAKLLGTVMATALMPKQAAVMRQNVKRASLEEVLELMATGFLRGGSGFLKSGGEMLKGGGSVSREVRVGVTQAYVVFVTTLGGQWLERNFATFLSHVLDLVSHPRATQTHVEAVYSRRCVSFMLRATLGGLLGEKAQIAAGKEICQAIGKQMRAVEAVVNDISGENKAGAADVSASQHVMVCALKELGSLVQSLSATASPLIQEPSIGLLETVTSVLLHPSMAARLAAAWCLRCVAVALPYQLTPLLDRCAERINNLKSSPEAVSGYSFAMAALLGGVHQCPLGIPHSKGKLVVSIAEDLLRTAAQNSRLSLQRTQAGWLLLGSLMTLGPSLVRYHLPKMLLLWRNVFPRSQKELEAEKARGDAFTWQVTLEGRAGALCAMRSFVAHCPELLTEDIIRRLMTPIECAMTMMSHVPAIIKVHGAHLKASAAMVRLRLYDILALLPPKTYEGSFNALLRELVAEFTLTDNSANTTTSLLRSLCHYDDSVLMGSWLQETDHKSIEDQLQPNSASGSGALEHDPSSIYLRVPVGEAIPGPLPLGVSVIDASVALFGVVFPHVSFKHRLQMLDHFAECVKQAKGVRQQAVQLNIFTAVLSALKGLAENKSTLGPEEVRKSALALVMGALDNPNPILRCAAGEALGRMAQVVGEATFIARMAQTSFDKLKSARDVVSRTGHSLALGCLHRYVGGIGSGQHLKTSVSILLALAQDGSSHEVQTWALHSLALIVDSSGPMYRGYVEPTLSLVLTLLLTVPPSHTEVHQCLGRCLGALITTVGPELQGNGATISTIRSSCLVGCAIMQDHSDSLVQAAAISCLQQLHMFAPRHVNLSSLVPCLCVHLCSSHLLLRRAAVACLRQLAQREAAEVCAYAMSLAKRAGDSTSIKLNITETGLEGVLFGMLDRETDRKLCSDIHDTLGHMLSSLAVEKLSHWLKLCKDVLAATTGKDVGGAVTFEVEKDEEDSEKKDEMDDDTMFTGLGEDDKSKPSVAPRWVTRVFAADCLCRIILLCENADKAHFDLATARSAKAKNPKGDLLVLHLSDLIRMAFMAATDHSNQLRMAGLQALEDIIKKFASVPEPEFPGHVILEQYQANVGAALRPAFSPDTPSDITAKACQVCSTWIGSGVVSDLNDLRRVHNLLVSSLDKVQAGKGSSSQLYSESATTMEKLAVLKAWAEVYVVAMKVKKEAESKPAKPVRSVDDDEDEEDVGTDVLPPDSLITLVQPELPSLSRLWLAMLRDYALLTLPAEFSSQLPPDGGAFYTPETIDTARIHYRGSWAPVLHAVALWLSSTGFGVDEEKEEVSSVPSKSPALPQGALSSVKTFEEIVKDRMHLMLGVSIEFLCFPRPEEPIEHVMSCLQALYTLLECHCAKTHIAEDQLLAVELLNVLHRLLLTRDPPAVQLQVSAVVQETIRAAQDHLQLQKMSNGKEEGGEKDFQPGSLREGGDTGELVPGKSLVFAAMELLVFILVRHLPQLNTRVKESPSHVPLRPQRLPEESARLVANTVSILAELPSLCSPAGSMTILPTALYLITGVLRETALKTSDNLVPLPASAALQGIKTIITSPLARVEGIQTQWSSLVRSSLASVLEYSQPDESRPDMDEVSMLTAITLFLLSASSELVGVTVLQKGCMDRFRNALNSSDPVVQTRCYQLLLSVFQHSNRALSTPYIHALAPLMVEKLKAVERSRPGTAAELQAVQEGIRVLENLVGMGEEQNRVQLLALLVPTLISYLLDENAISSAPQVSKGLHDFALQNLMRIGPLYPAAFKIVIGAAPELKTRLESAVRANQASSKAKAAARQAQPAAQTAPTIKLKTSFF, encoded by the exons ATGGAGCTTGCTCACAGCCTGCTGCTCAATGAAGATGCCTTGGCCCAGATCACAGAAGCTAAGAGGCCCGTATTCGTCTTTGAATGGCTCCGTTTCTTGGATAAAGTGCTTGTGGCTGCAAATAAG GTGGATGTGaaggagaagcagaagaagcTGGTTGAACAACTGACGGGACTAATCAGCAGTGCCCCAGGACCACCAACAAGGAAACTGTTGGCCAAAAATCTTGCCACCCTCTACAGCATCGGTGACACTTTCACAGTTTTCCAGACTCTTGATAAATgcaatgacatcatcaaaagCAAAGATGACACGCCTGCATACTTGCCAACAAAACT TGCTGCAGTGGCATGTGTTGGTGCTTTTTATGAGAAGATGGGCAGGATGCTGGGAAGCTCCTTTCCAGACACCATTAATAATCTTTTGAAGGCATTAAAGAGTGCCGAG TCCCAAGGCAGAGGAGAGATCCTCCTCAGCTTGCAGAAGGTGCTCGGTGGACTGGGTGGGGCAGCAGCTTCATGTCACAGAGATATCTACAAGAATGCACGCTCTCTACTCACTGACAGGTCCATGGCTGTACGCTGTGCGGTAGCAAAG TGCCTGTTGGAGCTGCAGAATGAGGCAGTATTCATGTGGACCACAGAACTGGAGAACATGGCCACAATGTGTTTTAAGGCCCTGGAAGGTTCCAATTATGGTGTTAGGGTAGCAGTGGCCAAACTGCTGGGGACTGTCATGGCCACTGCTTTGATGCCCAAACAAGCTGCTG TGATGCGTCAGAATGTGAAACGTGCCTCTCTGGAAGAGGTGCTAGAGCTGATGGCCACTGGATTTCTGCGTGGTGGATCTGGCTTCCTGAAGAGTGGAGGGGAGATGTTGAAGGGGGGAGGCTCTGTCAGTAGGGAGGTGCGGGTGGGCGTCACACAG GCCTACGTTGTGTTTGTTACTACACTCGGGGGTCAGTGGCTTGAGCGCAACTTTGCCACATTCCTGTCCCATGTTTTGGACCTGGTGTCCCACCCGCgggccacacagacacacgttgAGGCTGTGTACTCACGCCGCTGTGTCTCCTTCATGCTTCGTGCCACCCTGGGAGGCTTACTAGGAGAGAAAGCACAAATTGCAGCTGGCAAAGAAATCTGCCAAGCCATCGGCAAGCAAATGAGGGCAGTGG AGGCAGTTGTGAAtgacatcagtggagagaacaaGGCGGGGGCAGCGGACGTCTCTGCCAGTCAGCATGTTATGGTGTGTGCATTAAAAGAACTGGGCAGTTTAGTCCAGAGTTTGAGTGCCACAGCTTCACCGCTCATCCAGGAGCCTTCTATTG GACTACTTGAGACTGTGACTTCAGTGCTGCTGCACCCCAGCATGGCAGCTCGCTTGGCGGCTGCTTGGTGCCTACGCTGTGTTGCCGTGGCCCTACCATATCAACTGACCCCACTGCTTGACCGCTGTGCAGAGAGAATCAACAACCTGAAGAGTTCTCCTGAAGCTGTGAGCGGCTACAGCTTTGCAATGGCTGCTCTGCTCGGCGGTGTACACCAGTGCCCACTGGGTATCCCTCACTCCAAGGGCAAG TTGGTGGTGAGTATAGCTGAAGATCTCCTGCGGACAGCAGCTCAGAATAGTCGCCTGTCCCTGCAGCGCACACAGGCTGGATGGCTTCTGTTAGGGTCCCTCATGACTCTGG GTCCTTCCCTCGTACGCTATCACCTCCCGAAGATGCTGCTTCTGTGGAGGAATGTGTTCCCTCGCTCCCAGAAAGAACTGGAGGCAGAAAAAGCCAGAGGAGACGCCTTCACGTGGCAGGTCACCTTGGAGGGACGAGCTGGAGCACTGTGTG CCATGCGTAGCTTTGTGGCCCACTGTCCTGAGCTTCTTACAGAAGACATAATCCGGAGGCTGATGACTCCCATTGAATGTGCGATGACCATGATGTCTCA TGTCCCTGCCATTATTAAAGTCCATGGTGCTCACCTGAAAGCAAGTGCAGCAATGGTGAGGCTCAGGTTGTATGACATCCTAGCGCTGTTGCCTCCTAAGACCTATGAAG GCAGTTTCAATGCCTTGCTGAGGGAGCTGGTGGCTGAGTTCACGTTGACTGACAACTCGGCCAACACGACCACCTCTTTGCTGCGGTCTCTCTGTCACTATGACGACAGTGTCCTTATGGGCTCCTGGCTCCAAGAGACGGACCACAAGTCCATAGAGGATCAG CTGCAGCCTAACAGTGCATCTGGCAGTGGAGCACTCGAACATGATCCTTCCTCAATCTACCTTCGTGTCCCCGTCGGCGAAGCCATCCCTGGACCTCTCCCTTTGGGTGTGTCTGTCATCGATGCTTCTGTGGCTCTGTTTGGTGTGGTTTTTCCACATGTCTCCTTCAAACACAG GCTGCAGATGCTAGACCACTTTGCAGAGTGCGTAAAGCAGGCTAAAGGTGTTCGACAGCAGGCAGTCCAACTTAACATCTTTACTGCAGTGCTTAGTGCCCTCAAG GGCTTGGCAGAAAACAAGAGTACTCTAGGTCCTGAGGAGGTACGTAAATCAGCCTTGGCTCTGGTGATGGGAGCTTTGGACAATCCTAACCCCATCCTGCGCTGTGCTGCTGGGGAAGCTCTGGGCAGAATGGCTCAGGTGGTGGGTGAGGCTACCTTCATCGCCAGAATGGCACAGACCAGCTTTGACAA ATTGAAGTCAGCCCGCGATGTAGTTTCAAGGACAGGCCATTCACTGGCTCTTGGCTGTCTGCATCGATATGTTGGAGGAATTGGCTCAGGGCAGCACTTAAAGACCAGTGTTAGCATCCTGTTGGCTCTGGCCCAGGATGGTTCCTCTCATGAGGTCCAG ACATGGGCTCTGCATTCTCTGGCACTGATTGTGGACTCCAGTGGTCCCATGTACAGAGGCTACGTGGAGCCCACCCTGTCCCTGGTGCTTACCTTGCTCCTCACAGTGCCCCCATCTCACACTGAGGTACACCAGTGTTTGGGCCGCTGTCTGGGAGCTCTCATTACCACTGTTGGACCTGAACTACAGG GAAATGGAGCAACTATTTCCACCATCCGCTCATCCTGCCTGGTTGGTTGTGCCATAATGCAGGACCACTCTGATTCCCTCGTGCAGGCAGCTGCCATCTCttgtctgcagcagctgcacatgTTTGCTCCACGCCATGTCAACCTGTCCAGCCTGGTGCCCTGTCTCTGT GTGCACCTATGCAGCTCTCACCTGTTGCTGCGTCGTGCTGCCGTGGCCTGCCTGAGACAGCTCGCCCAGAGAGAGGCTGCAGAGGTCTGTGCGTATGCCATGAGCCTGGCGAAGAGAGCAGGAGACAGCACTTCAATCA AACTAAACATCACAGAGACCGGGCTGGAGGGTGTTCTGTTTGGTATGCTGGATCGGGAAACAGACAGGAAGCTGTGCTCTGATATCCATGATACACTGGGCCACATGCTGTCATCTCTTGCTGTTGAAAAGCTTTCTCACTGGTTGAAACTCTGCAAGGATGTCCTTGCAGCAACTACAGGTaaag ACGTAGGAGGAGCTGTTACATTTGAAGTGGAAAAAGACGAGGAAGACTCTGAGAAAAAGGACGAGATGGACGATGACACCATGTTCACAGGCCTGGGTGAAGATGACAAGTCCAAACCTTCAGTAGCGCCACGTTGGGTGACACGGGTTTTTGCCGCTGACTGCTTGTGCCGCATCATCCTCCTGTGTGAGAATGCCGACAAAGCACACTTTGACCTGGCAACTGCCCGCTCAGCAAAAGCCAAGAACCCCAAAG GAGATCTGTTGGTGCTCCATTTATCTGACCTTATCCGCATGGCCTTCATGGCAGCAACAGACCACAGTAACCAGCTGAGGATGGCTGGCTTGCAGGCCCTGGAGGACATCATTAAAAAGTTTGCGTCCGTACCAGAGCCTGAGTTCCCGGGACACGTTATCCTGGAACAATACCAGGCCAAT GTTGGAGCTGCCCTAAGACCTGCATTCTCACCTGATACACCATCTGACATTACGGCTAAGGCCTGCCAG GTGTGCAGTACGTGGATCGGTAGTGGCGTAGTCAGTGACCTCAATGACCTGCGGCGAGTCCACAACCTGCTTGTGTCATCACTGGACAAGGTGCAGGCTGGGAAGGGCTCGTCCAGTCAGCTGTACAGCGAAAGTGCCACCACGATGGAGAAACTGGCTGTGCTAAAGGCGTGGGCTGAG GTCTATGTGGTGGCAATGAaggtaaaaaaagaagctgagtCTAAGCCTGCCAAGCCAGTCCGAAGTGTAGATGATGACGAAGATGAGGAGGATGTGGGCACAGATGTGCTTCCACCCGACAGTCTCATCACTTTGGTTCAGCCAGAGCTGCCCTCGCTGAGCCGCCTGTGGCTGGCCATGCTGCGAGATTATGCCCTGCTCACTCTGCCTGCTGAGTTCTCCAGTCAGCTGCCCCCAGATG GTGGAGCGTTTTATACTCCGGAGACTATAGACACGGCAAGGATCCACTACCGCGGCTCTTGGGCCCCTGTCCTGCATGCTGTGGCACTTTGGCTGAGCAGCACTGGGTTTGGAGTtgatgaagagaaagaagaggttTCATCAGTTCCCTCCAAGTCTCCTGCCCTCCCACAAGGAGCCCTCTCCTCCGTGAAGACCTTTGAGGAGATTGTCAAAGACAGGATGCATCTGATGTTGG gtgtgagtaTAGAGTTTCTTTGCTTCCCGCGCCCCGAAGAGCCCATTGAGCACGTGATGTCTTGCCTGCAGGCTCTGTACACTCTGCTAGAGTGTCATTGTGCAAAGACTCATATTGCAGAGGACCAG TTATTGGCAGTGGAGCTCCTCAACGTGCTCCACAGGCTGCTGTTGACCCGGGACCCTCCTGCTGTCCAGCTGCAGGTCTCTGCGGTTGTACAGGAGACCATCAGAGCTGCACAGGACCATCTGCAGCTACAGAAGATGAGCAACG GCAAGGAGGAAGGAGGCGAGAAAGACTTTCAGCCAGGGAGCCTAAGGGAAGGCGGAGACACAGGAGAGCTCGTCCCTGGCAAGTCTTTAGTGTTCGCAGCAATGGAGCTGCTCGTGTTCATTCTGGTCCGCCACTTGCCCCAGCTTAATACACGTGTGAAGGAGTCACCCAGCCATGTGCCACTCAGGCCTCAGCGACTGCCCGAAGAAAGTGCACGCCTTGTGGCAAACACAGTTTCCATCTTGGCAGAGCTGCCCTCGCTCTGCTCTCCTGCTG GAAGCATGACTATCTTACCGACGGCGCTTTACCTTATCACTGGAGTGCTGAGGGAAACTGCTCTCAAGACTTCTGACAACCTGGTGCCCTTGCCTGCATCTGCTGCCCTACAGGGCATTAAAACCATCATCACCTCACCACTGGCCCGTGTGGAGGGCATACAGACACAGTGGTCCAGCCTTGTGAGGAGCAGCCTGGCATCTGTCCTTGAGTACTCACAGCCAG ATGAGTCCAGGCCTGACATGGATGAGGTCAGTATGTTGACAGCAATTACACTCTTCCTGCTGTCTGCCAGCAGCGAACTTGTTGGCGTGACAGTCCTGCAGAAGGGCTGCATGGACCGCTTCCGAAATGCCCTAAACTCCAGTGATCCAGTG GTACAAACTCGGTGTTACCAGCTACTGTTGTCAGTGTTTCAGCACTCCAACCGTGCTTTGTCTACCCCATACATCCATGCTCTGGCTCCGCTTATGGTGGAGAAGCTGAAGGCAGTGGAGCGTAGTCGGCCAGGGACTGCTGCTGAGCTGCAGGCGGTGCAGGAGGGCATCCGAGTCCTGGAGAATCTAGTTGGCATGGGCGAAGAGCAGAACC GAGTGCAGTTGCTGGCTCTTCTTGTGCCAACTCTCATCTCCTACCTTTTGGATGAAAATGCCATCTCCTCTGCGCCCCAAGTCTCCAAAGGCCTGCATGATTTTGCCCTTCAGAACTTAATGCGGATTGGCCCCCTCTATCCAGCTGCTTTCAAGATAGTTATTGGTGCAGCACCTGAGCTTAAAACCCGCCTGGAATCTGCTGTGCGGGCCAACCAGGCCAGCAGCAAAGCCAAAGCTGCAGCCAGACAAGCTCAGCCAGCTGCACAAACGGCACCAACCATCAAACTTAAAACGAGCTTCTTCTGA